A genomic window from Poecilia reticulata mitochondrion, complete genome includes:
- the ND1 gene encoding NADH dehydrogenase subunit 1, with amino-acid sequence MLSFFLNSILNPLMLIVFILLAVALLTLLERKMLGYMQLRKGPNVVSPYGLLQPFADGLKLFIKEPVRPSTASPFLFLFTPALAFSLALTLWVPMPLPSPLADLNLGILFILALSSLTVYSILGSGWASNSKYALIGALRAVAQTISYEVSLGLILLSTILLAGGFTLQTFSTAQEKTWLIFPALPLAAMWYISTLAETNRAPFDLTEGESELVSGFNVEYAGGPFALFFLAEYANIILMNTLSATLFLGTTLNYLTPEISSFNLMIKASLLTAMFLWVRASYPRFRYDQLMHLTWKNFLPLTLALVIWHLSLPLAMSSFPPQL; translated from the coding sequence ATGCTTTCATTTTTTTTAAATTCTATTTTAAATCCGCTTATACTTATTGTTTTCATTTTGTTAGCCGTTGCCCTACTAACACTTCTAGAACGAAAAATGTTAGGATATATACAACTCCGTAAAGGTCCAAATGTAGTAAGCCCCTACGGCCTACTTCAACCATTTGCTGACGGACTTAAACTATTTATTAAAGAACCAGTCCGCCCCTCCACTGCCTCACCATTTCTGTTTTTATTTACCCCCGCCCTGGCATTTTCCCTAGCCCTAACATTATGAGTACCTATACCACTCCCGTCTCCTTTAGCTGATCTAAACCTAGGAATTCTATTTATTCTCGCTTTATCAAGCTTAACAGTTTACTCCATCTTAGGTTCTGGCTGAGCATCAAATTCAAAATATGCCCTAATTGGGGCCCTACGAGCCGTAGCCCAAACCATCTCCTATGAAGTTAGCCTAGGCCTAATTTTACTAAGCACTATTCTTCTAGCAGGAGGATTTACCCTTCAAACATTCAGCACCGCACAAGAAAAAACATGACTTATTTTTCCCGCACTACCCCTAGCCGCCATATGATATATTTCCACTCTCGCCGAAACAAATCGAGCCCCATTTGATTTAACAGAGGGGGAGTCAGAATTAGTTTCAGGTTTTAATGTAGAGTATGCAGGGGGGCCATTTGCCCTTTTTTTCTTAGCTGAATACGCAAACATTATCTTAATAAATACTCTATCCGCTACCCTATTTTTAGGAACAACATTAAATTATTTAACCCCAGAAATTTCCTCATTTAACCTAATGATTAAAGCCTCCCTACTCACGGCAATATTTTTATGAGTCCGAGCCTCATACCCCCGATTTCGATATGACCAACTTATACACTTAACCTGAAAAAACTTTTTACCCCTTACCCTAGCTCTCGTTATCTGACACCTATCCCTCCCCTTAGCTATATCCAGCTTCCCACCACAACTATAA
- the ND2 gene encoding NADH dehydrogenase subunit 2 (TAA stop codon is completed by the addition of 3' A residues to the mRNA), whose product MAPPIYSALIISLGLGTTMTFASTHWYLAWMGIEINTLAIIPLMSQNHTPRATEATTKYFFAQATASATLLFASISNAFLTGEWDILQTPNTLTSSLITLALAMKIGLAPLHSWMPEVMQGLSLLNGLILSTWQKLAPLYLIYQIQPTNSNIFITLGLLSIIVGGWGGFNQVQLRKILAYSSIAHLGWMILILSFSPPLALLTILIYLLMTFSLFSSFMLTRTTHINSLATTWAKIPILTISTPLVLLSLGGLPPLTGFMPKWLILQELTKQDLAPIAALAALSSLFSLYFYLRLSYAMTLTMPPNNPAGTLPWRLNTRHNTTMMSLTTTSTICLLPVTPAIMALLPF is encoded by the coding sequence ATGGCCCCACCAATTTACTCCGCCCTAATTATTAGTCTTGGACTCGGAACTACCATAACCTTCGCCAGCACCCACTGGTATCTTGCCTGAATAGGAATTGAAATTAACACATTAGCCATTATCCCCCTAATATCACAAAACCACACCCCACGAGCAACTGAGGCCACCACTAAATATTTTTTTGCCCAAGCAACTGCCTCAGCAACACTACTATTTGCTAGCATCTCTAATGCATTCCTCACCGGAGAGTGGGACATTCTACAAACCCCTAATACCCTTACTTCTTCACTAATTACCCTAGCCCTTGCCATAAAAATTGGACTTGCCCCCCTTCACAGCTGAATACCAGAAGTAATACAAGGCTTAAGCCTACTTAATGGATTAATTTTATCCACTTGACAAAAACTTGCCCCCCTTTACCTCATCTACCAAATTCAACCAACCAACTCCAACATTTTTATTACCCTAGGACTTCTATCCATTATTGTAGGGGGGTGAGGGGGATTTAACCAAGTACAACTCCGAAAAATCCTAGCATACTCATCAATTGCCCACTTAGGGTGAATAATTTTAATTCTTTCATTCTCACCTCCACTAGCCCTACTCACAATCCTAATTTATCTCCTAATAACCTTCTCACTATTTTCTTCTTTTATATTAACCCGAACCACACACATCAACTCTCTAGCCACTACATGGGCCAAAATCCCAATTCTAACCATCTCAACCCCCCTAGTCCTATTATCCCTAGGAGGATTGCCCCCTCTTACAGGATTTATACCAAAATGACTTATTCTCCAAGAATTAACAAAGCAAGACCTAGCCCCAATTGCCGCTCTAGCCGCACTTTCATCCCTATTCAGCCTATATTTTTATCTACGACTTTCATATGCAATAACACTCACTATACCACCCAATAACCCAGCAGGGACACTTCCATGACGACTTAATACACGACACAACACCACCATGATATCCCTAACAACCACCTCAACAATCTGCCTACTACCCGTAACCCCAGCCATTATGGCCTTGTTACCCTTTT